The Streptomyces racemochromogenes DNA segment CCAGGCTGATCAATGGCCGTTGGATCTGACAGGATGAACGGCGAGTCGAGAGTGTGAACACGACAGTGTGAACAGCAGTGAGGAGAGCGCGGTGTCTGCAATGTCGGCGGGACGGTCAGCCCTGCGGATGGGACCCGCGGAGCTGGTGCAGGCGGCGGCCATGGCGCGCCGCTTCTACCTGGAGGGCAAGTCCAAGATCCAGATCGCCGAGGAGTTCGGCGTGAGCCGCTTCAAGGTGGCCCGGGTACTGGAGACCGCCCTCGAACGGGACCTCGTCCGCATCGAGATCCGGGTGCCGGCCGAACTGGACGCGGAGCGCTCCGACGCGCTCCGCGCCCGCTACGGGCTGCGGCACGCCGTCGTGGTGGAGTCCCCGGCCGACGCCAGCGAGGACGCCCCGGACCCGGAGAACCTCGGAGCGGTCGCGGCCGACCTGCTCGGCGAGCTGGTCAACGAGGGCGACGTGCTCGGCCTGGCCTGGGGGCGGTCGACCATCCACATGGCCGCGTCCCTGCACCGGCTGCCGCCGTGCACCGTCGTGCAGCTGACCGGCGTGTACGACGCGGGGACCGCCGAGCGCGGCTCCGTGGAGGCCGTACGCCGGGCCGCGCAGGTCTCCGGCGGGGACGCGCACCCGATCTACGCCCCGATGCTGCTCCCGGACCCGGCGACCGCGGCCGCGCTGCGCAGCCAGACCGGCATCGCGCGGGCCTTCGAGTACTTCGACAAGGTCACCGTCGCCGCCGTCTCCATCGGCTCCTGGGAGCCGGGCATCTCGACCGTCCACGACATGCTGACCGACGAGGAGCGGGCGCACTACGCCTCGCTCGGCGTCGCGGCGGAGATGTCCGCCCACCTCTTCGACCGGGACGGCCGCCGGGTCGGCCGGGACCTGGGCGAGCGCTGCATCACCGTCGAGGCCGACCGGCTGCGCCGGATCCCCGAGGTCGTGGCGATCGCGGGCGGGCTGCGCAAGGCCTCGGCGATCGGCGCGGTGCTCCGCTCCGGGCTGGTGACCAGCCTGGTGACGGACACGGCGGTGGCCGACTACCTGCTGACCGAGTCCGAGCCCGGTCTGCGGCCGGCGCTGGACCGGGCCGACCCGGACGACTGACCGGCCCAAGCCCGCGCACCGCGGGGGAGCCCCCGCGGTGCGCGTGGCGAATGGTGCTGCAATCGAGACCGTCGGATTCTGCCCCCGAGCGGCTCCGCGGGCGCATACTGACGCTAATGACCAAATCAGCAGTACCTCGCCGTCATTTGCCGTCCAGCCCGTTCAGGGCCCCCGTTGAGCCACCCGTGAGGCGGTTCGAGGTGGGCGACCGGGTCAGCCATGACCAGCACGGCCTCGGCCGGGTCATCGGTGTCGAGGAAGAGGCCGTCCTCGTCGACTTCGGTTCCGTGCGGATGCGCGTCCTGAGCCCCTACGGCAAGATGTCCGTCCTCTGACCCCGCCGGGCGATTCGCCACGGAATCGGATATTTGGCACGATCGGGGCATGATCCTCAGGAACGTGCCCCGGTCGTTGTCACGCGTGCTCGGGGCCCTGTTCCTGTGCGCCGCGCTGACCGCCGCCCTGACGGGCTGCGGTGGCGGGGCCGCCCCGGCGCGGCCCTCGTCCGCGGCGAGCACCGCCGCGCCCGCTCCCGCGTGGGCGAAGGGGATGCCCACCGTACGGGCCGACGAGCTGCCCCCGCAGGCGCGCGAGGTGCTCGCCCTGATCGACAAGGGCGGGCCGTACCCGTACCGGCAGGACGGCACCGTCTTCGGGAACTTCGAGAAGGTCCTGCCGCAGCAGAAGCGCGGCTACTACCACGAGTTCACCGTGCGCACCCCGGGCGAGCGCGACCGCGGCGCCCGGCGGATCGTGACGGGCGGGGGCGGGGAGTTCTACTACACGGACGACCACTACGACACCTTCAGGGCGGTTCTCCGATGACCCTCGACCCGCAGCCGCTCGCCCCCG contains these protein-coding regions:
- a CDS encoding sugar-binding transcriptional regulator; the encoded protein is MSAGRSALRMGPAELVQAAAMARRFYLEGKSKIQIAEEFGVSRFKVARVLETALERDLVRIEIRVPAELDAERSDALRARYGLRHAVVVESPADASEDAPDPENLGAVAADLLGELVNEGDVLGLAWGRSTIHMAASLHRLPPCTVVQLTGVYDAGTAERGSVEAVRRAAQVSGGDAHPIYAPMLLPDPATAAALRSQTGIARAFEYFDKVTVAAVSIGSWEPGISTVHDMLTDEERAHYASLGVAAEMSAHLFDRDGRRVGRDLGERCITVEADRLRRIPEVVAIAGGLRKASAIGAVLRSGLVTSLVTDTAVADYLLTESEPGLRPALDRADPDD
- a CDS encoding ribonuclease domain-containing protein, with protein sequence MILRNVPRSLSRVLGALFLCAALTAALTGCGGGAAPARPSSAASTAAPAPAWAKGMPTVRADELPPQAREVLALIDKGGPYPYRQDGTVFGNFEKVLPQQKRGYYHEFTVRTPGERDRGARRIVTGGGGEFYYTDDHYDTFRAVLR
- a CDS encoding CarD family transcriptional regulator codes for the protein MTKSAVPRRHLPSSPFRAPVEPPVRRFEVGDRVSHDQHGLGRVIGVEEEAVLVDFGSVRMRVLSPYGKMSVL